A genomic window from Coccinella septempunctata chromosome 9, icCocSept1.1, whole genome shotgun sequence includes:
- the LOC123321029 gene encoding ankyrin-3-like: MSSDSHVPTAVQFVKNVKCHWTVENVADFLENRLPHLDFSVDTWSYQRKTALELLVGDKTRHSSRDKLVMCLLLKHGANPLKCRSRETIMQRILRHKDSALIINFLMFVKDINIFHGGSTALHIAVSRRLKDVVEYIISRNELNINMRTNGKWTALHEATKAGRLDIIKTLLDNGADVEARDEAGQTPLHWAVRFHSSMDLVKTLVESGADVNSKDEYGCTPLHILCTKGAGVNMDIFDLLLQKMDNPNTEDSKGSTPIHNLMRLLPVNSLPRNKKLVELFLKYGGSLNKEDGIFGTVLHVAACSNHSANFLMFLMEKGAYACILNGANLTFLDYIIRSDRKKVKEIVKNMIVQEFKGRFDLDPLLLNCVRTDREINEYVRSCKIELCLLNGRQLGNEKQVSLFTVLSSDDRTLANIFRNALTRNEMAKFHRRKFPMFKKKIPIYGRNLICNYKLGLKRMQSENIFHDFLTRIGGNDLSIYSVEEIIRLCPTEEMIKLKPISFQRSAPIKSLITERVANFRNHNADNFVRNILFSIHLYIFVYLITISFKSDI, from the exons ATGAGTAGTGATTCACATGTACCGACAG CTGTTCAATTCGTCAAGAATGTGAAATGTCATTGGACCGTCGAAAATGTGGCAGACTTTTTGGAGAATAGGCTGCCGCATTTGGATTTCAGTGTGGACACTTGGAGTTATCAGAGGAAAACTGCCTTAGAATTATTGGTAGGTGACAAGACCCGTCATAGTTCCAGGGACAAGTTAGTTATGTGCCTTCTTCTGAAGCATGGAGCAAATCCTTTGAAATGTAGGAGCAGGGAAACCATTATGCAGAGGATTTTACGACATAAGG ATTCTGCCTTGATCATCAACTTTCTTATGTTCGTGAAAGATATAAACATTTTTCATGGAGGAAGTACTGCCTTACATATCGCCGTTAGTAGAAGATTGAAAGACGTGGTGGAATATATTATCAGTAGGAACGAGTTAAATATAAACATGAGGACGAATGGGAAATGGACAGCTTTACACGAAGCTACAAAAGCAGGAAGGCTAGATATCATTAAAACCCTCCTGGACAATGGGGCGGACGTAGAGGCCAGAGATGAAGCTGGGCAAACTCCACTGCATTGGGCTGTCAGATTCCATTCTTCCATGGATCTAGTCAAGACACTGGTTGAAAGCGGAGCGGATGTTAACTCGAAGGATGAATATGGATGTACACCCCTGCATATCCTCTGTACTAAAGGAGCAGGAGTGAATATGGATATATTTGATCTCCTGCTCCAAAAAATGGACAATCCAAATACAGAGGACTCAAAGGGATCTACACCAATTCATAACCTGATGAGACTCTTACCAGTCAATTCCCTGCCTAGAAATAAGAAGCTCgtagaattatttttgaaatatggtgGAAGCTTGAACAAGGAAGACGGTATATTTGGTACCGTGCTTCACGTGGCAGCTTGTTCAAACCATTCTGCGAATTTTTTGATGTTCCTTATGGAAAAGGGAGCCTATGCGTGCATTTTGAATGGGGCAAACTTAACGTTCTTGGACTACATTATACGGAGCGATAGGAAGAAAGTGAaagaaatcgtgaaaaatatgATTGTCCAGGAGTTCAAGGGAAGATTCGATTTGGATCCCCTACTTTTGAATTGCGTGAGGACAGACCGTGAAATCAATGAATATGTGAGGTCGTGTAAGATTGAACTCTGCTTACTTAATGGCCGTCAACTGGGGAACGAAAAACAAGTATCCTTATTCACGGTCTTGTCCTCGGATGACAGAACCCTggcaaatattttcagaaatgctCTTACCAGGAATGAAATGGCCAAATTTCATAGGCGAAAATTTCCtatgttcaagaaaaaaattcctaTTTATGGGCGGAATTTGATTTGTAACTATAAACTTGGTTTGAAAAGGATgcagtctgaaaatatttttcacgatttcttAACACGAATCGGTGGAAACGATCTGAGCATTTACTCAGTGGAAGAAATAATAAGACTTTGTCCTACTGAGGAAATGATTAAACTGAAACCGATTTCATTCCAACGGTCTGCTCCTATAAAGAGTTTGATCACTGAAAGAGTAGCGAATTTCCGAAATCACAACGCGGACAATTTTGTaaggaatattttattcagtatTCATTTGTATATTTTCGTTTATCTTATTACCATTTCTTTCAAATCTGACATTTAA